One stretch of Zingiber officinale cultivar Zhangliang chromosome 6B, Zo_v1.1, whole genome shotgun sequence DNA includes these proteins:
- the LOC121992968 gene encoding delta(7)-sterol-C5(6)-desaturase-like, with protein MTNASSPEYLRQFVEETDWYNEIVLGPIIPGDAWKRLPRPIQSWLRNYIGGTAVYFITGLLWCFYIYYWKRNVYLPKDAIPSNKAMFLQIIVTMKAMPLYSGLPTISEYMVESGWTRCYSSIGEVGWLAHAVYLMIYLVLVEFGIYWMHRELHDIKPLYKWLHAKHHIYNKQNTLSPFAGLAFHPLDGILQAVSHVIALFLVPTHFLSHMALLFCEAVWTANVHDCIHGKIWPIMGAGYHTIHHTTYRHNYGHYTIWMDWMFGTLQDPEEEFIKAK; from the exons ATGACGAACGCGAGCTCGCCGGAGTACCTGAGACAGTTCGTTGAGGAGACCGATTGGTACAACGAAATCGTGCTCGGCCCGATCATACCCGGGGACGCTTGGAAGCGCCTTCCCCGGCCGATCCAGTCCTGGCTGCGCAACTACATCGGTGGAACGGCCGTCTATTTCATAACCGGTTTACTCTGGTGCTTCTACATCTACTACTGGAAGCGCAATGTTTACCTCCCCAAAG ATGCTATACCTTCGAACAAAGCCATGTTTCTGCAAATAATTGTTACAATGAAGGCTATGCCCTTGTACTCCGGCCTTCCAACAATTTCGGAATACATGGTTGAAAGTGGATGGACAAGATGTTATTCTAGCATTGGAGAAGTTGGCTGGCTTGCACATGCTGTTTACCTCATGATATACTTGGTCCTTGTTGAATTTGGTATATACTGGATGCATAGAGAGTTGCATGACATAAAACCATTATACAAGTGGCTTCACGCAAAACACCACATTTACAACAAGCAAAACACACTCTCCCCTTTTGCAG GATTGGCATTTCATCCGTTGGATGGCATACTGCAGGCTGTGTCACATGTGATTGCTCTCTTCCTTGTCCCAACCCACTTCTTGAGTCACATGGCTCTACTCTTTTGCGAGGCTGTATGGACTGCCAATGTTCACGATTGCATACATGGCAAGATTTGGCCAATCATGGGCGCAGGTTACCATACAATCCACCATACCACATACCGTCACAACTACGGCCACTACACAATATGGATGGATTGGATGTTTGGCACCCTTCAAGATCCTGAGGAGGAATTCATTAAGGCAAAGTGA
- the LOC121990395 gene encoding probable calcium-binding protein CML18, which translates to MAADAQRSLRSSPSFGLHRMDKIEKVFDRYNANGDDRISASELDDILRALGSTASPAEIRDMIAEMDTDGDGFVDLQELVDFHRRGVGCAGVDKELREAFDVYDPDGNRLISAEELHRVLKQLGEKCSVKDCTRMIGSVDEDGDGNVNFEEFKRMMAKGGVGRR; encoded by the coding sequence ATGGCGGCTGACGCCCAGCGATCACTGCGCTCCTCCCCCTCATTCGGCCTCCACCGCATGGACAAGATCGAGAAGGTGTTCGACCGCTACAACGCCAACGGCGACGACCGGATCTCCGCCTCCGAGCTCGACGACATCCTCCGCGCCCTCGGTTCCACCGCCTCCCCTGCGGAGATACGCGACATGATCGCCGAGATGGACACCGACGGAGACGGCTTCGTCGACCTCCAAGAGTTGGTTGATTTCCACCGCCGCGGCGTCGGCTGCGCAGGCGTCGACAAGGAGCTAAGGGAGGCGTTCGACGTGTACGACCCCGACGGCAACAGGCTGATATCCGCGGAGGAACTCCATCGGGTGCTGAAGCAGCTCGGGGAGAAGTGCTCCGTCAAGGATTGCACGCGGATGATCGGATCCGTCGACGAGGATGGCGATGGGAACGTCAACTTTGAGGAGTTCAAGAGGATGATGGCTAAGGGCGGCGTCGGAAGGAGATGA